One Desulfobulbus propionicus DSM 2032 DNA segment encodes these proteins:
- a CDS encoding 2-oxoacid:acceptor oxidoreductase family protein, giving the protein MKLPVKRRYEMRFSGSGGQGLIMAAVVFAEAVGVYDGKYVCQTQSYGPEARGGKSKAEVVISDAPIDYPKARRLDLLLAMNQTACDAYYRDLNPDGLLVVDSSLVSQYPTSRIIAIPFTRIARDELGREMAANMVALGAVGLLSGQVISNSLEKALLARVPPGSEEFNRAALHRGMDEAAKINLDALPRSVLSDDEV; this is encoded by the coding sequence ATGAAGCTTCCCGTGAAACGACGCTACGAGATGCGGTTCAGCGGTTCCGGCGGCCAGGGGCTGATCATGGCCGCAGTCGTCTTTGCCGAGGCGGTCGGAGTGTATGACGGCAAGTATGTCTGCCAGACCCAGAGCTACGGACCGGAAGCCCGGGGCGGCAAGTCCAAGGCCGAGGTGGTGATCAGCGATGCGCCCATCGATTATCCCAAGGCCCGGCGGCTTGACCTGCTGTTGGCCATGAATCAGACCGCCTGCGATGCCTATTACCGCGATCTCAATCCCGATGGCTTGCTGGTGGTCGACAGTTCGCTGGTCAGCCAGTATCCCACCAGCCGCATCATCGCCATTCCCTTTACCCGCATTGCCCGGGACGAGCTGGGCCGGGAGATGGCGGCCAACATGGTGGCCCTGGGGGCGGTGGGACTCCTCTCCGGGCAGGTGATCAGCAACTCCCTGGAAAAGGCGCTGCTGGCCCGGGTGCCGCCGGGGAGCGAGGAATTCAACCGTGCGGCCCTCCATCGGGGGATGGACGAGGCCGCCAAGATCAATCTGGACGCGCTACCGCGGTCCGTGCTCAGTGATGACGAGGTGTGA
- a CDS encoding flavodoxin family protein, producing the protein MKVVAFNGSARKNGNTAMMIGYLFEELEREGIETEMVQLAGEHPHGCIACYQCFKNKNGRCIVDIDCINGCIEKMLAADAIVLASPTYFADISTEMKALIDRAGMTSRANGDMFKRKLGAAIVTQRRGGGIHAFDSMNHFFTIGQMVIVGSSYWNMGFGREKGEVAQDTEAITVMHDLGRNMAWLLKKIHA; encoded by the coding sequence ATGAAAGTTGTCGCCTTTAATGGAAGTGCCCGCAAAAACGGCAATACCGCCATGATGATCGGCTACCTGTTCGAAGAGTTGGAGCGTGAGGGTATCGAGACCGAGATGGTCCAACTGGCCGGCGAGCACCCCCACGGCTGCATCGCCTGCTACCAGTGCTTTAAGAACAAGAACGGCCGCTGCATCGTCGATATCGACTGCATCAACGGCTGCATCGAGAAGATGCTGGCTGCGGACGCGATCGTGCTGGCCTCGCCCACCTATTTCGCCGACATCTCCACCGAGATGAAGGCCCTGATCGACCGGGCCGGCATGACCTCGCGCGCCAACGGCGACATGTTCAAGCGCAAGCTGGGCGCGGCCATCGTCACCCAGCGCCGGGGCGGCGGCATCCACGCCTTTGACTCGATGAACCATTTCTTCACTATCGGCCAAATGGTCATCGTCGGTTCCTCGTACTGGAACATGGGCTTTGGCCGGGAGAAGGGGGAGGTGGCCCAGGACACCGAGGCGATCACCGTCATGCACGACCTGGGCAGGAACATGGCCTGGCTGTTGAAAAAAATTCACGCCTAG
- a CDS encoding 4Fe-4S dicluster domain-containing protein — protein MTADSHPSPVEPQQPDSNLSKANRKKRYDIAFYHDWCKACGLCMAFCPRQVIQADEHGKPLVTEPDACIGCRFCETHCPDFAITVSERQPRRRKDDV, from the coding sequence ATGACAGCAGACTCGCATCCATCGCCGGTTGAACCGCAGCAGCCGGACAGCAACCTGTCTAAGGCAAACAGGAAAAAACGCTATGATATCGCCTTTTATCACGACTGGTGCAAGGCCTGCGGTCTCTGCATGGCCTTCTGTCCCCGGCAGGTCATTCAAGCAGACGAACACGGCAAGCCGCTGGTGACCGAGCCGGATGCCTGCATCGGCTGCCGTTTCTGTGAGACCCACTGTCCGGATTTTGCCATCACGGTTAGTGAGCGCCAACCCCGGAGGAGGAAGGACGATGTCTGA
- a CDS encoding 2-oxoacid:acceptor oxidoreductase subunit alpha encodes MSEIQAKRQLLQGNEAIVHGALAAGCRFFAGYPITPASEIAEQLAALLPKVGGTFIQMEDEIASMGAIIGASLAGVKAMTATSGPGFSLMQENLGYACAAEVPCVVVNVMRGGPSTGLPTSPAQGDVQMARWGTHGDHPIIVLAVSTVSDCFSLTVKAFNLSEQFRVPVILLSDEIVAHTRECVQLPDAAELRILNRLKPSVPPDWYKPYEGDSRGVPAMATLGDGYRHHVTGLVHDDLGFPTEKSNEILNFQQRLMHKITRGFPEIMLTRSYRLEDAEVAIIAYGSVARSAMRAVDEVRQRGIPAGLLQLITLFPFPRSHVTPVLKQCRAVLVPEMNMGQISREVQRVNQGMCTVVKHNRVDGQCITPDELEARLVKL; translated from the coding sequence ATGTCTGAGATCCAGGCCAAACGGCAACTCCTTCAGGGCAACGAGGCCATTGTCCACGGCGCCCTGGCGGCCGGCTGCCGCTTCTTTGCCGGCTACCCGATCACTCCGGCCTCGGAGATCGCCGAACAACTGGCCGCGCTGCTGCCCAAGGTGGGGGGCACTTTCATCCAGATGGAGGACGAGATTGCCAGCATGGGCGCGATCATCGGTGCCTCCTTGGCCGGCGTCAAGGCCATGACCGCCACCTCGGGCCCTGGTTTCTCGCTGATGCAGGAAAATCTCGGCTACGCCTGCGCGGCCGAGGTGCCCTGCGTGGTGGTGAATGTGATGCGCGGCGGCCCCTCCACCGGCCTGCCCACCAGTCCGGCTCAGGGCGACGTGCAGATGGCGCGCTGGGGCACCCATGGCGACCACCCCATCATCGTCCTGGCCGTGTCCACGGTCAGCGACTGTTTCAGCCTCACGGTCAAGGCCTTCAACCTCTCCGAACAGTTCCGCGTGCCGGTGATTCTCCTCTCGGATGAGATCGTGGCGCACACCCGGGAGTGCGTCCAGCTGCCCGATGCCGCCGAACTGCGCATCCTCAATCGCCTCAAGCCGAGCGTGCCGCCGGACTGGTACAAACCCTACGAGGGCGACAGCCGGGGCGTGCCCGCCATGGCCACCTTGGGCGACGGCTACCGCCATCATGTCACCGGCCTGGTCCACGACGATCTCGGTTTTCCCACCGAAAAATCCAACGAGATCCTCAATTTTCAACAACGGCTGATGCACAAGATCACCCGTGGCTTCCCCGAAATCATGCTGACCCGCAGCTACCGGTTGGAGGATGCCGAGGTCGCGATCATTGCCTACGGGTCCGTGGCCCGCTCGGCCATGCGGGCGGTGGACGAGGTGCGGCAGCGCGGCATTCCGGCCGGCCTGCTGCAGTTGATCACCCTCTTTCCCTTTCCGCGCAGCCATGTGACCCCGGTGCTCAAGCAGTGCCGCGCCGTGCTGGTGCCGGAGATGAACATGGGCCAGATCAGCCGCGAGGTGCAGCGGGTCAATCAGGGGATGTGCACCGTGGTCAAACACAACCGGGTCGACGGCCAGTGCATCACCCCCGATGAACTCGAGGCCCGGCTGGTCAAGCTGTAG
- a CDS encoding zinc-ribbon domain-containing protein — MLAICEECSKKYNIDESKMKGPRARFSCQECGHIIVVVKSGASEAEAPQQPTAGTAGKNEA; from the coding sequence ATGCTGGCAATTTGCGAAGAATGTTCAAAAAAATACAATATTGATGAATCCAAAATGAAGGGGCCAAGGGCGCGCTTTTCCTGTCAGGAATGCGGACACATCATCGTGGTGGTAAAAAGCGGTGCCTCCGAAGCGGAAGCTCCCCAGCAGCCAACCGCCGGCACTGCCGGGAAAAACGAGGCGTGA
- a CDS encoding 2-oxoacid:ferredoxin oxidoreductase subunit beta, which translates to MTVPAQAIRHEYLRHNKKFPHVWCPGCGNGIVMAALLRAIYRLELSKDEVVLASGIGCSGRMPTYLDFNTLHTTHGRALTFATGVKLANPALNVVVIMGDGDATAIGGNHFIHAARRNLNLTAIIINNSIYGMTGGQYSPTTPFGARSTTSVYGHIEQAFSIAELAVTAGAAFVARSTVYHADLIDQLIEQAMRKQGFAVVEVISNCHVQYGRRNQLGDAVEMLTRFRDQAITVSKAAKLSAEELAGRITIGVLADRDLPISTEEYDKVRQRASEEGMLR; encoded by the coding sequence ATGACTGTTCCCGCCCAGGCCATTCGCCACGAGTATCTGCGCCACAACAAGAAGTTTCCCCATGTCTGGTGCCCGGGCTGCGGCAACGGCATTGTCATGGCTGCCCTGCTGCGGGCCATCTACCGGTTGGAGCTGAGCAAGGACGAGGTGGTGCTCGCCTCGGGCATCGGCTGCTCCGGCCGCATGCCCACCTATCTCGATTTCAACACCCTGCACACCACCCACGGCCGGGCCCTAACCTTTGCCACCGGCGTCAAGCTGGCCAACCCGGCCCTGAATGTGGTGGTGATCATGGGCGACGGCGATGCCACCGCCATCGGCGGCAATCACTTCATCCATGCCGCCCGCCGCAATCTCAACCTGACCGCGATCATCATCAACAATTCGATCTACGGCATGACCGGTGGCCAGTATTCGCCGACCACGCCCTTTGGCGCCCGCTCGACCACCTCGGTCTACGGCCACATCGAACAGGCCTTTTCCATCGCCGAGCTGGCGGTGACCGCCGGCGCCGCCTTTGTCGCCCGGTCCACCGTCTACCACGCCGACCTGATCGACCAGCTGATCGAACAGGCCATGCGCAAGCAGGGGTTTGCCGTGGTCGAGGTGATCTCCAACTGTCATGTCCAGTACGGCCGGCGCAATCAGCTGGGGGATGCGGTGGAGATGCTCACGAGATTCAGGGACCAGGCGATCACGGTGAGCAAGGCGGCCAAGCTGTCAGCCGAGGAGCTGGCGGGCAGGATTACCATCGGCGTGCTTGCCGACCGCGACCTGCCCATCTCCACCGAGGAGTACGACAAGGTACGGCAGCGGGCCAGCGAGGAGGGGATGCTGCGATGA
- the rlmN gene encoding 23S rRNA (adenine(2503)-C(2))-methyltransferase RlmN → MNVAAKKTDLKNLTQEQLVRFVESLGQPAFRGRQILAWIYRPGIIDFTQMTDLAKEFRAILTQSAFMSRFDDCMVECSRDGAVKFAFRLDDGQIIESVLIPEEDRNTLCVSSQVGCAMGCSFCLTGAMGFCRNLTTAEIVNQVCAVRDWTLAHDKGLLTNIVFMGMGEPLANFDNLLDAIAILTEQRGLDFSNRRITVSTCGLVPQMRRLGEETDVNLAVSLHAVNDEVRSRLMPVNKRYPIAELIEVCRTYRQKRRKRIMFEYTLLQGINDSDADAVQLAELLREVPCKINLLAVNPGSGSAYQSPGEERVLCFQRILRDRGYTVFIRTSRGEDISAACGQLAGKGWNEEQAISLDKTTLQSTGTDDNRP, encoded by the coding sequence ATGAATGTTGCCGCGAAAAAAACCGACCTGAAAAATCTGACCCAGGAACAGTTGGTACGCTTTGTCGAGTCCCTGGGGCAGCCAGCCTTTCGTGGCCGCCAGATCCTGGCCTGGATCTATCGACCCGGAATCATCGATTTCACCCAGATGACCGATCTGGCCAAGGAATTCCGGGCCATCCTTACCCAGTCGGCTTTCATGAGCCGCTTTGACGACTGCATGGTCGAGTGTTCGCGCGACGGCGCGGTCAAATTCGCCTTTCGCCTCGATGACGGCCAAATCATCGAGTCCGTGCTCATTCCCGAGGAGGACCGCAACACCCTGTGTGTCTCTTCCCAGGTCGGCTGTGCCATGGGGTGCAGTTTTTGCCTGACCGGGGCCATGGGTTTTTGCCGCAATTTGACCACCGCCGAGATTGTCAATCAGGTGTGCGCGGTACGCGATTGGACGCTGGCCCACGACAAGGGGCTGTTGACCAATATTGTTTTCATGGGCATGGGCGAGCCGCTGGCCAACTTCGACAACCTGCTGGACGCCATCGCCATCCTCACCGAACAGCGCGGTCTGGACTTCTCCAACCGGCGGATCACTGTGTCCACCTGCGGTCTGGTGCCGCAGATGCGCCGCCTGGGTGAGGAGACCGACGTCAACCTGGCAGTGTCGCTGCATGCGGTCAACGACGAGGTCCGCAGCCGTCTGATGCCGGTCAACAAACGCTACCCGATCGCCGAACTGATCGAGGTTTGCCGCACCTACCGCCAGAAACGGCGCAAGCGGATCATGTTTGAATACACCTTGCTGCAAGGCATTAACGACAGCGATGCGGACGCGGTGCAGCTCGCCGAGTTGCTGCGCGAGGTGCCTTGCAAGATCAATCTGCTGGCGGTCAACCCGGGCAGTGGCAGCGCCTATCAAAGCCCGGGCGAGGAGCGTGTGCTCTGTTTCCAGAGGATTCTGCGCGATCGCGGGTACACCGTGTTTATCCGCACCAGCCGCGGCGAGGATATTTCGGCGGCCTGCGGTCAGTTGGCGGGCAAGGGATGGAATGAAGAACAGGCGATATCTCTGGACAAAACAACGCTTCAATCTACCGGGACGGACGACAACAGGCCGTGA
- a CDS encoding radical SAM protein has translation MGSLFAVDYVGDIIRPPSEAFSLILQVTTGCSHNRCTFCGAYRDKPFQSKSWEQIEADLAFAAAWCRRQTTLFLADGDVLALPHERLVALLERIREQLPWIRRVSCYASCQNIEEKTDQQLAHYKRLGLGRLYLGLESGHDPTLAAIAKGVDSEAMVTAGRRIRATGLFLSVTCLLGIAGVTQSQAHARATASVLNRMQPHQIAVLTLMLLPNTPLYRQMRAGRFAMPDQEQLFRELRTLLAGLGPHRAQFHANHASNYFSLSGRLPRDRDRMLATIDQALNGSLALKAEPYRCL, from the coding sequence ATGGGCAGTCTTTTCGCCGTGGATTACGTAGGAGATATCATCCGCCCGCCCAGCGAGGCCTTTTCCCTGATCCTGCAGGTGACCACGGGTTGTTCCCACAACCGTTGCACCTTTTGCGGGGCCTACCGCGACAAACCCTTTCAAAGCAAATCCTGGGAGCAGATCGAGGCCGATCTCGCCTTTGCCGCTGCCTGGTGCCGCCGCCAGACCACTCTCTTTCTCGCCGACGGCGATGTCCTGGCCCTGCCGCACGAGCGGTTGGTTGCGCTCCTGGAACGTATCCGCGAACAGTTGCCTTGGATCCGGCGGGTCAGCTGTTACGCCAGTTGCCAAAACATCGAGGAAAAGACGGATCAGCAGTTGGCGCACTATAAGCGGCTCGGATTGGGCCGGCTCTATCTGGGGTTGGAAAGCGGTCATGATCCGACCTTGGCCGCCATTGCCAAGGGCGTGGACAGCGAGGCCATGGTCACGGCCGGCAGGCGGATTCGGGCCACCGGCCTCTTTCTCTCGGTAACCTGCCTGCTCGGTATTGCCGGCGTGACGCAATCGCAGGCCCATGCGCGGGCCACCGCTTCGGTACTCAACCGGATGCAGCCACACCAGATCGCGGTGCTCACCTTGATGCTGCTGCCCAACACCCCGCTCTATCGGCAAATGCGGGCCGGACGGTTCGCGATGCCCGATCAGGAGCAACTGTTTCGCGAACTGCGCACCCTGCTGGCCGGATTGGGACCGCATCGCGCCCAGTTCCATGCCAACCATGCCTCGAATTACTTTTCCTTGAGCGGCCGCCTGCCCAGGGATCGCGACCGGATGCTGGCCACCATCGACCAGGCCCTAAACGGCAGCCTGGCGCTGAAGGCGGAACCGTATCGCTGCCTGTAA